TCGCGCTTTGCtgacaaataaataaataataatgctTCGAGATAAAATAATCAAATGGGTTGGGCTGTGTGAAGTAAGTAACCATCAGAAGCTAATAGAGACCGATCCATAGAGAAGGATAAGGATAAGACGTACATACAGTAGTAGTGGGAAGGATAAGGAGTCGCTCATTGTTCTGCTGTGGCGCAGGTGGCCGGATCAGCATGCACCGGCGGCTGTGCAGCCGATGTGGAGGTAGCCCATGTTGGCCGCGGCTAGTTGCTGGATAGCAGCACGGTCCAGATTCTTGAGGTCATCCTCTCGTCGCAGATCTGCAGCCCTGCGCCCCTGCCCGACGCCGCACCAGTGGCTGGTCTGATTCCGGTGGAACCGACCAGAACCAATCTCCCCAACGGCGTCGGAGCTCCCTTGGCCAGAATAGAGTCAGAGACGAAAGGTAAGGACCATGTCTCCACGGCAGTCATCTCGACTAAACACACGGGGATATGGGAGATTGTAGGAAAAAATGACTTGAAGATCAGAGAAATGAATCTGGtgcagagagagggagggaaaggtCACTGCACAGGGAGCACCCATCTGTCCCCAACCAAACCTCGCAATCTTCGCTACTCCGTCGCTTCGCTCAAGCATAGCCGCTCATACCATGGAAGAGAGATATTTGTAGAGCGGGGGAGAAGAAGGATCGTGAAGGGGAAGAGATTGGGTGGGGGATAGGAATGGCCATGAGGACGCGGATGGCCCGGCGGAGGAGTAGTGGGGAGTCAAGGATAAGAGGCGATGCGTCATCGGTTATAGAACAACAGGAACACGTCGACGGGCGGAACTGTCGCTGGAGATCCTTCGCTACTCTAACTATTTATATTGGAGGGGTTGTGAGGAGTCAGGATAAGAGGCGATGCATCATCGGTTACAGACCAACATGAAGATGAGCCAATACTAAATTAAATCACACCATTTACTTCAAAAAATCATACCATTAACTGAAacagagaaaaaatgaattgctgACATGGGTGGGTTGCTGATGTGGAAGGCTGCTGATGTGGATATGctgcatgttaagataaatagaTTAGTGGGatgaacttcttaagtatataggattCTGTCGGGCTATAAGCGGGGAACTGGTCAACTTCTGAGCCCCGATAAGTGTTCGATCAAGTTTGGCAAAAAGTGCAGTATGGAGGATCAGGTGGTCACTATGGTTATCCTTAATATCACTTCAGAAGGGTTTGAAGATAAGTACCTTGGCTTACCGGTACCTGAGGGTAGAATGAAGGTTGGTAAGTTCCAATCAACAAAAGACAAGGCATTAAAAATAGTTTCAGACTGGATTGAAAAATATGTCTCCAGTGGTATAAAGGAAAATCAAATAAAGGCAGTTTTGCAAGCGCTCCCAGTGTACGCCATGGGTATTTTTAAATTTTCAGCTTCATTATGTGATGAATGATCTCAGATTAAAAGAAACTTCTGGTGGGGGGACGAAGATGACAGAAGGAAAACTCATTGGCTAGCTTGGGATAAACTCACAAAACCTAAAAGAGAGGGAGGCATGGGTTTCCGAGATCTTAGATTGTTTAATCAAGCTATCTTGGCTAAACAGGCTTGGAGGTTGCTAGTGAATCCAGATTCTTTATGTGCTAAGGTTTTGAAGGCGAACTATTATCCTAATGGTCACATATTGGATACTGCTTTCCCGCAGGCTACCTCCGTGAATTGGCAAGGCATTGTGCACGGATTGGATTTGCTAAAAAAAGGGGTCATATGGAGAGTGGTCGATGGAAAAAATGTTAATATTTGGAGAGATAATTGGCTACCTAGAAATTCTGGCCTCAGAGTTTTAGTCAAAAAGGACCGCACTAGACTGAAATGGGTCTCTGAATTATTCATAAGCGGAACAAGAAGATGGGATGAAAATTTAATCAGGCATCTATTCTATAACCATGATGCTGAGGAGATCCTAAGGTTACGTATTTAGACTATAGGTGAGGGAGGTCTAATCGCTTGGCACTATGAGAAAAATGGCATGTTCTCGGTTAAAAGTGTGTATAAACTGACTTCACACCTTCAGGATGGCAAGGAAAGAAGTGTGTGGGATGTTATTTGGAAAGCCAAAGTCCCGCAAAAATTAAGAATTTTTGCCTGGCGAGCTGCGTCTAACAGTTTGGCGACCCAGGTAAACAGAGTTATTCATCACTAAACGGTGTCAGGTATGTGTACTATATGCGGGATGGAGGATGAAAGTACTTTCCATGCCCTTGTGTCTTGCCCAAAGGTGCGTGCGTTTCGTTTTGCTATGAGAGAAGAGTGGAATATTCCTGCCGAGGAGCTTTTCAGATTTACGGGGCCGGACTGGATGTTTATTCTGCTTGATCAATTGGGGTCGCCAGAACATGATCAAGTTTTATTCATGCTTTGGAGAGCTTGGCATCTCAGAAATGATATGATCTTCGGGAAGGGGAAAGAATCCTGACGTGCTTCTGTCACTTTTGTGGGAAATTACTGGAAATCTTTCACAAATGTCAAAAACTGTGCGCAAGTTGACTTAAGCATCAAAGGTAAGGGGGTGATTGATAATGGGAGGTACATCATACCAATCGCGAAGGCTCATCGTAATTGGGAACCACCGGACCAAGGGTATATTAAGATAAACGTTGATGCTAGTTTTGTGGAGAGCATGAGATCTGCCAGCATTGGGATAATTGCCAGGAATCACCTTGGCGAAGTCCTGGTTTCCTCATGGGATTTTATCGGGTCGTGCACTTGTGTGGATAAAGCAGAATTTCGTGCGGCGCTTGCTGGGTTATATATTGGTATTACATTTCATAGTCCTGTTATTTTGGAGACTGACAGCGCGGCTGTTGCTTTTTCTCTGGCAAAAGATTCTTTTGACAGGTCTCTTTTTGTGGACCTGAAAAAGGAGGCGATGAGTGTCTCAAACCTCATTAAGGATTTCAAGATAGTGAAGATTGACATGCAGGTAAATAGGGTGGCGCATGAGATTGCTAAATTTTGTTTTGATAGTAGGTCAGACGGTGTTTTATGTAATAGTGTTCCGCCCTGCGTGGCTAGATTTGTAATGAATGATTGTAAGAATTTTGTTATTTCTGATTAATATATGGggggttttaaaaaaaaaacctgTCGATGCCTTCCTACTCATGTGTCTGGCGTAGGTGTGCTGCCCCTTGCTTGGGCTGGGCCTATATCTGGTGCGGACCTTTATTTTCTTCGGCCGTTGGCTgcattttctccttttctttttcaagTCTGTGCCGTGACTCACTCTAATTCTTCTAGTTTTTGTACATTTCCATTCAGCAccatttatttctttttctttttcagtgTCTGTTATTTCCTTTTTGTTTCATTATTTATTTTAAATTATGAACTATCTTAAATACATTTTTGTTTtatttccattttctattttctcATTATATATtcctttttattatttatttattcacTTTTAATTAATGAACTTTTTTCACTCACATATTTTCGCTTTACAATGTCGTGCAAATCTTGATCGCATGTTGCTTTTTCGTGTGCGCCCCATGTCGTGGTTAATAAAACAAACAACTAAACTACGCTGGACTGAAAATTTAAAGAAACAGAGCTAGGACAAACAAACAATGAACATCCCTAAAAAACGAACAATGCTAGATTAAAAAAAATGATACAATGATGGGCAGAAAATTTAAAGAACAAACGGGGAGAAAGTTGTGGCCACAAATAGGATGACATCATCTTAGATGTAACATAATATCTCACATCTAGACGAGATATGGTGAGACCCATACATGTAATATGATACATACAAATACCCTTCCCATCCACGTACCACTTGTAGCAAAGCTGCCTAGGCTGCTATAAAAGCAAGGCATCGATGCCAAACAAGCACATCTCGATCAATAGTTTGCCCTGTGTTTGTGTCCCCACTAATGCATGTCGACGAGGCTACATCTACAGCACATTCTAACCAGTCGATGCACCCGCGGGCGGCCATGATGATTGTCACTGGACCGAATTGAATTGTCGGCAGGGCATCCTAGGCTTGTAGGCTCCCATCTGACGCACGCAGTGCTTGTAGTTGCAGAGCGGAGCATGGACCGCGAAGCATGCATACAAGGCCAGAGCTCCAAGAATCTCCGGCTGCCGGTGCTCCGAGCCGCGGGTGCACACAATCTTGGAACTGTCGGCGCAACCCAACTCGCGCTCGTTTACAGGGCCGCTTGGGCCTTCAGAAGAACGCCtagccggcggctaaccgccgtcCGCTGAGCGACAACACAGCGGCATGTACGGGACGGAGCATGGACCAAAACAGCCGCCTTCCACCGGCCAGCCTTCCCCACGGCAGAAGCCAACAAATCGGCAGGTTAGCCGGTGGCCCGCGAAAGCTTCGATCAGCACGAGCGGGCGGCAGACGAAACGAAACGATCGCGATCCGCCCGTGCTCCTCTACACCTAGCCAATTCCACACACAGCGAGCGCGCGCGCGCGGCACTCACCAAACGGAGCCACTGGCGTCTGTCTCTAAACGGCTAGCGTAGGTATAGCTACAGCTACAGGGGCGACGGCCTTTCCAGGGGGTCATTATGCTTTGCTTCAGAGGGCGTGTATACCATACATGGCCGCAGCGCATGCTGAAAGGAACTGGACGGGGAAGGAAGGCTGAAGCGGACGAAAGCGCTCGTGTCAAAAGCTCAATGAATCAAACCAGAAAGTCCCGTCAGCCTTTGCTTGCTAGATGAGGTAGTACATGTGGGGAAtatatataaaaataaaaataaatataatcATGGACGGTACCGCGATCGACGATGGCTGCACAAGTACGTCTTGATACACAGTAGTAGTAGTGTACTACTGGACTGTACTCTACCGAAATCATTAGACGAAGCCAATTCTTGTCAGCAGTGATGAGTTATGGCACCGGGAGTTTCAGTCAGACGAATTCACGCGCATGCTGAAACCGAGCTGCTCCTGCGGTTGTTCCGGGACGGTTTTGGTCATGCTGCCAGCCTGACAACTTCATGCCCGTCCCCACGGTCGGTGGTTGCAATGGAAGCTCCCCAAGCAGCCGCGAATCTCGGTAAGATCCAATGATCCTCGGCCACGACCTGTGTTTTTCTTCTAGGCTTCTACTACTAGCTCGTCCCCCACTTTCCTCGGTTCGCTGTTGTGCTGGAGACGGCACTATTGGCCAGCGTCCCATTACTGTTGGCGATATGTTCAGATTTGACACTGACGAAATGCGATCCCCATCGTATCTTTCTCTTCTCTTCCACACCCGCAAATCCCACATAGTACACCTCCAGATTTGATCGGCGGCCATGTTTTCGGTTCACTATCTACCAAACCCAGAGTTAAGTTCCCCTCCGATTCCTTCCGCCGCGCGTGCAAAATCTCTCCACGTCGCCGCCGATTCCCGACAGGCCCTGCCAGTTAAACTCCCTGGCTGACAGCCACGCGCCAACAGTGCACCGCCACCGGGTGAGGTGGAAGAAAAAACGAGGTCGGGCAGGAacaaaatttcttttcttttttccgatTGATTTGATTGACAAGAACAAATTCAGATATCGCGTCGTCTCACCCCCAACCTGGCTCGTGTAGTCACCCCGTGGGGCCCGCGAGCGGTCTGGTCCGAAGTCTGAACCCGCTCGTGTGCGAACACGCCAACAGCTCAGCTCTTCATTTACTTTCTACtaccagcttcttcttcttctactactacttCCAGGCGAGGCCGCGACGACTGACGCGTCATCGGCTCCCCATTCATTGCGCTCCCGTGGGAGACCACCTGGTTCAACCCGCCGAAATGGCTCACCTGAATTCACAGCCGCTGGTAGTATTCCTCCTGCGATCGTCGTAGCTCAGCCTGTCTCCGCGCTGACTGACTCGCGGGGCCCACGCGAGGCCGGGGCCCGGGGGTCAGCGGGACGGGATGTGCGAGAAAGCGAGCCTTGCCTGCATCGCACGCCGTCGCCGCTATCGGCCAGCCAGCCTCACTCCCCCCTCCCTACAATACAAAGAGCACGAAACTGAAGCAGCGACGCGAAAAAAGGTTTCGAAAAATCAGAATCCATGGGAATTTAGATTAGAATTACTTACAGGGGTTTCGAACTCTCCGCGGCTGCTGCGCCCATGGGAACGACGAGGCCGGGTGCGCGCGCGGTGCTCGCTCTGGTGCTCTgcgagctactgctgctgctgtcgccgtcggcggcggcggccgacggcgGTGGTCTGCCGCGGCGGTCGCTGCACCAGCCCTTCTTCCCGATCGgctggtccccgccgccgccggcgtctGCGGATGCGgccgcccctccgccgccggcTGCCGCTGCGGCCGCGACCTCGGGCCCCGCGCGGTCCGCGCCCAGCGTCACCAACATCGTCGCGATCGCGCTCACAGCGGGCCTCGTCGCGCTCGCGGTGGTTTCCTACTCCTGCGTCCTCCTGTGGCGCCGCGTCGCCGAGGGCGCGGAGGACGACCGTGCCGCCGCGAAGCCGGCGGGGGCCCTTGCCGCGAGAATTCCGAGTGATGCCGGGAGCAGCGCCCGGCACCAGACGTCGCCGCCGCCCAGCTCCACCGCGTCGGACGCGATTTACCTGGACCCTCTCACCGCGGTGATGGAGGTGCGCCACCACCGGTCCAGCCCTGACCTGCGCCCTCTCCAGCTGCAGAAACAGCCCAGCCCTGAcctccgcccgctgccgccgctgaAACGGATGGGCGCgcagccgacgccgccgcccgcggccacgcCGCCTATGACCGGCACGGAGTACTCCTCCTCCGACGAGGACCAGGCGACGTTTTACACCGCGCGAAAGACCAACATGTCTTCGTTCAGCCGGAGCACGAGCCAGCGCAGCACCATGGAGTACGCAGTGCCGCCGCCCGTGGCGCCTCCACCTGCTCCCGCGCCCGTGCCGATGCCGCCGACGCCCGCTCCAGCGCCCGCGGCGCCGCCACCGCAAGCGAATCGCCTGCGACCTCCTCGTCCGCCACCGTTGCCGAGGCAGAGACTGCTGCGGCCGATGCCCGCCGAGTCGCCTCCTCCTGCCGCCCTGGCCAATTTAGCTCTGACCAGCCCCCCTGAAGCCTCTGTCCAGAACAGGGAAGCCGAGAGCTCTGGCGTCCAGCCGGGCGGAAGCACCCGGCCGCCCAGTCTGAAACCGCTGCACTGGGACAAGCTCCGGGCCGTCTCCGGCCGCACCACAGTCTGGGACCAGGTCAAGAATTCCGACTCATTCCGGTACGCCCCTCTGCCATTCCTGTTTCCACAGTATCTCGGCGACCTCATTGTTTTCTCACCGAGCTGTTGTTGGCAACCGTGTGGTGATATTTACAGCGTGGATGAGGCGGCAATGGAGAACCTGTTCCCCCAAAacagcgccaccgccgccgcggggAATTCCGGTCAGGCGGCAGCGAGAGGagggcagcacagccggctgctcGACCCAAAGAGGCTGCAGAACGTGGCTATCATGCTCAAGGCGCTCAATGTGACCGCAGACGAGGTGATCGGAGCACTCGTGCACGGTGAGTTTGCACACTCTTATTACCACTTCCTGCTTGTTCAGGTCCCCTACCACAACTGTCCTTGTGGCGCTTGCAATTCTGTCTTCTGTTCTCTTCTTGTGCAATTCCGGAGGCCACATGTAATGCCAGTGCATGAGTACAATCTAGTTATTGCTGAACCAAGTACATTCAGCAACTTGGCAAATGATTGAAGACCACTGGTTGGTCCACAATGCCAAGTCCCATACCAGTGCTACATAAGAGGGTTGCAAAGGATTGATTGGGAAAATTTCACCCTGACAGGTTTACTTGAATTGGTAAAACTTTCACATTCAGAATAGATAACCCGTGCTATGATTAAGCTGGTCCCGTGTTTTGTTCCTTCCAAATGGCCCTGTCATGGTGATCACGAAACTACTAGATACATGAACTGCAAGCCATTATTGTGCCCATCGGTGGTTATAAGAAGGTCCGCGTCACACCTTTCACATGTTTCATCAAACCGTTTTCTAGTCGTATGTTTCACACAGGAATTTTGCGCCCGAATTGGCGAAACACGTCACCATGTTCACCAAATACGCATATACTATACCTTGAAACCCGTATAATTATCAGGCAGAGCAATCCAGCGATTGTCGTGTTGCTCACCTAACTAATATACATTCCTAACATACCGGGAATCTTTCCCACTTCCCTACATGACaccttttcttttattttgatGTGAGCTGATAGTGAAGGCTCGTATACTTGTCCTGCCTTTTGACCTCAATTGTCGCATTCAAGATTTTTCTCTTGGGTGGGAGGTTGCTTTCACGATCAAATCCTCTGGATGCAGTGCGTTCCAACAAGGATCATTCTTGCATTTATAAGCTTATGTTGGTGGATAGTTGAGTTTCCAGAGCTGAGGGCCTGGACCGCGGGACGCATCTGACCAATGAAACGCATATTTTTTCTTCCTTCTGTGGTTAAGTCTTGATTAGTTGGTGTGGATATCTTTGTGAACAATCGGTGATATATCATCATTAGTCATGTCAATTTAGGCAATAGTAAGATTGTGGGGCAGATTAGGACATGTATTGGAGAGGAGATCTGCATCTTTTGACAAGACACAAGTGCTTTACCTTTACCTTGAGATATATGATGTGTATATTTTCGATTTGGTATCACATACAGTTACCGGTATTAATTGTTTCATGTGAATGAGGTGTCAGCTGCGTTGAATTTCtacatttttttaacatacaaaGTTAGAAGTCATTCCCTGCTAATTTTGACTTGCCCCTTCATTGAAGATTTTTTTCCTCAGATTATTCATCACTTCTTGTCaacttttctcttttattttctctCGAGAAACACTATTCTCTTGTATTGTGTCGCAGAAGCATCACTTTCGTCATTGTCCTTTAGGGATATTATTGAATGCTAAATCTATTGGAATATTATTGCATACTTAATCTGTTGCCGGTGGACAATCTCGTTTGATCCTCTCAAACTTTTGTTTCGTAGATTGCAATTAGTTTGATaataaaaaagggcagcccggtgcatgtagctcccgcttgcgcagggtccgaccATTTTGGGTCtttagtacgcagcctttccctgcatttctgcaagaggctgtttccaggactcgaacccgtgacctcatggtcaaaAGGCGACAGCTACATAAGTATGAGGTTATTTCTTTGGACAATAGTACATATGAGTTGTTGGGATATGATCACTGCTCAATTTGTCGTTTGGTAGAAGTAGCATACATTTTCCAGGATTTTAGTGGGAGGTCCTTTGGCCATGCACACCTTCAGACATATTCAGCCCCATAGCTGGTTCTGAAAGTGACTGGTGTATTATGAGTTATATCGCTAGTTTGCATATCGTTGTTATGAGGTGTCTTCCATGTGTGCTATTACATCAACTAGAATGATTAGCAAGGCGCTGTTAAGAGACAGGAACTTATTTTGTTAGAGAGATTCTGTAGAAAACGATAATGCTGTGGATGACATAGTAGTGGGCctattactctgtttttgcttCAATTACGATGCCACTTGGAAGCATTCATTAGCTTATTTTTGTTTTTGGCAatgacattatctatgaatgtttgatccaacaaactttttTCTACAACCTTTTTTTATTGTGCTCAACCAACAGATCGCATCTGTACATTTATCATAAATTCAACTTTCAAGAATACTGTTCACTCTTTACAGCATCGAATATATATAACTCATGTGCTACATGACACAATAGAAAGTTCAGTACTACTTGTGTAATATAGTATAATGCTTTGATATTTTAATGTTGTATTAAAGGTGTGACTTTTCATTAGAAAGAAAAGAGATGGACAGCAATGTTCAGACTTCAAACTGCATTCATGATCCTCCTTTTGGCAATGCATTTTTTTTCTTTCCTGTTTCAGTTGTTGACATAAATACTAAAATGGTAAATCCTCCTTCTGGCATGTTGTTTAAATCAGGAAGTCAAGTCCACCTgaaattgatttttttttaatgTTTGGAGTTTGTTTTATCGACCCTTCGGCTATCTGAATTATGACAGTTTTGACTCCATGAATAAACAGGAAATCTGGAAGATAAGCCTGAGTTGTATGAAACACTAGCTAAGATGGCACCAACAAAAGAAGAAGAGTTAAAGCTGAAAGATTACAGCGGTGACTTATCAAAAATTGATCCAGCAGAGCGCTTTCTAAAAGACGTCCTTAATGTTCCCTTTGCCTTCAAGAGAGTGGATGCAATGCTTTACAGAGCAAACTTTGATGCTGAAGTGAATTATTTAAAGAAATCTTTTGGAACTATGGAGGTAACTAGCTATGATGAATTGATGATTACATCTTATAGTCTGCATTTTACAGTACTTcctcttatattttcttttttgttagatttttttgacGCGTTCTTTTTTGTTAGATAAATCAATCATAAATGCTTCATGCTTCACAGAATAAGCATCTGACAATATTCAAGTTTATGGTGCATTGGTTGTTAGCAGTCTTTTTTGAAGTTCATCCTTTATTAACTTCTTAGGATATGTACCAGTTTGTGTCTAAATAATTTATGACGTACTAATATTCAGGCCAATGTCAAATATACATTTTCAGGCAGCTTGTTCAGACCTAAGAAGCAGCAACCTATTCTTGAAGTTGCTGGACGCTGTTCTCAAGACCGGGAACCGCATGAACGACGGCACCAACCGAGGCGAGGCGAGGGCCTTCAAACTCGACACGCTTCTAAAGCTCGCCGACATCAAGTCAACCGACGGTAAGACGACGCTGCTCCACTTCGTGGTTCAAGAGATCATCCGGTCAGAAGGCTTCGACTCCGACCAACCAGAAACCAACAATCCTGGCACTGGCAGTGCCAGCAAAGAACGGTTCAAGAAGGACGGCCTGAAAGTGCTGGCAGGGCTCAGCAGCGAGCTCTCAAACGTGAGGAAGGCGGCCACGCTGGAGATGGACACGCTGAGCGGCAACCTGCTGAGGCTGGCGACCGACCTCGAGAAAGTGAGGCTGGTCTTGCAGCTCAGGGAGACGTGTGCCCGTCAGGAAAGCTCCGGCGCGGGGTTCTTCGAGTCGATGGATGG
The window above is part of the Triticum aestivum cultivar Chinese Spring chromosome 2A, IWGSC CS RefSeq v2.1, whole genome shotgun sequence genome. Proteins encoded here:
- the LOC123188164 gene encoding formin-like protein 13 translates to MGTTRPGARAVLALVLCELLLLLSPSAAAADGGGLPRRSLHQPFFPIGWSPPPPASADAAAPPPPAAAAAATSGPARSAPSVTNIVAIALTAGLVALAVVSYSCVLLWRRVAEGAEDDRAAAKPAGALAARIPSDAGSSARHQTSPPPSSTASDAIYLDPLTAVMEVRHHRSSPDLRPLQLQKQPSPDLRPLPPLKRMGAQPTPPPAATPPMTGTEYSSSDEDQATFYTARKTNMSSFSRSTSQRSTMEYAVPPPVAPPPAPAPVPMPPTPAPAPAAPPPQANRLRPPRPPPLPRQRLLRPMPAESPPPAALANLALTSPPEASVQNREAESSGVQPGGSTRPPSLKPLHWDKLRAVSGRTTVWDQVKNSDSFRVDEAAMENLFPQNSATAAAGNSGQAAARGGQHSRLLDPKRLQNVAIMLKALNVTADEVIGALVHGNLEDKPELYETLAKMAPTKEEELKLKDYSGDLSKIDPAERFLKDVLNVPFAFKRVDAMLYRANFDAEVNYLKKSFGTMEAACSDLRSSNLFLKLLDAVLKTGNRMNDGTNRGEARAFKLDTLLKLADIKSTDGKTTLLHFVVQEIIRSEGFDSDQPETNNPGTGSASKERFKKDGLKVLAGLSSELSNVRKAATLEMDTLSGNLLRLATDLEKVRLVLQLRETCARQESSGAGFFESMDGFLGRAQAEIGSMKVAERGALQRVKETTQYFHGDGNMEEPSQPLRVFMVVTEFLLILDRVCRDVGRTPERVMMGSGKSFRVSAGTSVPPRRYDSRTLSSSDEDSSSS